In a single window of the Pseudomonas oryzihabitans genome:
- the bcsB gene encoding cellulose biosynthesis cyclic di-GMP-binding regulatory protein BcsB: MTVSLRFAPLLLVALAGAPTLALAQTAAPVAVAGTGYDNSFKQLGAVYPFNLRGIDSRDGVSFDVRADEIVSAAKVTLNYTYSPALLPELSQLNVLVNDEVAASIPLPKETAGTPQTRVVDIPPRLITEFNRLSIQLIGHYTMQCEDPLHSSLWAKVSNGSRLDIQVSHLDLAPDLARLPQPFFDRRDARQLELPFVIAGAADNGTLEAAGTLSSWFSALASYRGARFPSSQTALPAKGNAVVLVTSEERAKTLGLSLPAPAAARVDILVNPFDPQGQLLVISGRDANELKRAAAAVALGHQTLAGQSMTIDTLQMLQPRKPYDAPNWLPSDRPVRLGELATPKELAVSGYAPGTVSVPLRLPPDLFLWRNQGLPLHLRYRYTPQPVATNSSLLVSFNDRFVQSIPLPSQEHLSQGLLGLIKDEELPREAEVRLPLDGEALQARLQFRFMYDYLKQGECRDVIIDNMRGTLEPDSTLDLSGYRHFIALPNLGVFKDSGFPFTRLADLSETAVILPDTPSAAEIDTYLNVLGRFGSSTGYPATAVTVARASEVEGLADKDLLLIAGSADQPLLQRWATHLPAGFAGNTQRFEVSDLAFRVRQWFSSDNEASLQRSRAALSTSGGTAGAYVAGFESPLRSGRSVVALVAARPEGLADISRALTTREDYAQALQGSLATVRGEQVESLVADETYHVGSLGPLLYARWQLARHPLLMLLLSAMGVALLAGLVYTALRARARQRLER; this comes from the coding sequence ATGACCGTGTCGCTCCGCTTCGCCCCGCTCCTGCTTGTCGCCCTGGCCGGCGCGCCCACCCTTGCCCTGGCCCAGACTGCCGCCCCGGTAGCGGTGGCCGGCACCGGCTACGACAACAGCTTCAAGCAGCTCGGCGCGGTCTATCCCTTCAACCTGCGCGGCATCGACAGCCGCGACGGGGTCAGCTTCGACGTCCGCGCCGACGAGATCGTCAGCGCCGCCAAGGTGACGCTGAACTACACCTATTCCCCGGCGCTGTTGCCGGAGTTGTCCCAGCTCAATGTGCTGGTCAACGACGAGGTCGCGGCCAGCATTCCCTTGCCCAAGGAAACCGCCGGCACGCCCCAGACCCGGGTGGTGGACATCCCGCCGCGACTGATCACCGAATTCAATCGGCTGAGCATCCAGCTGATCGGCCACTACACCATGCAGTGCGAAGATCCGCTGCATTCCAGTCTCTGGGCCAAGGTGAGCAACGGCAGCCGCTTGGATATCCAGGTCAGCCATCTAGACCTGGCACCGGACCTGGCACGCCTGCCGCAGCCGTTCTTCGATCGCCGCGATGCCCGCCAGCTGGAGCTGCCCTTCGTCATCGCCGGCGCGGCCGACAATGGCACCCTGGAAGCCGCCGGTACCCTGTCGTCCTGGTTCAGTGCCCTGGCCAGCTATCGCGGCGCGCGCTTTCCCAGCAGCCAGACCGCCCTGCCAGCCAAGGGCAATGCCGTGGTGCTGGTCACCAGCGAGGAACGCGCCAAGACCCTGGGCCTGAGCCTGCCGGCACCGGCGGCGGCGCGGGTCGATATCCTGGTCAATCCCTTCGATCCCCAGGGCCAGCTGCTGGTCATCTCGGGACGCGATGCCAACGAACTCAAACGCGCGGCCGCCGCCGTGGCGCTCGGTCATCAGACCCTCGCCGGCCAGAGCATGACCATCGACACCCTGCAGATGCTGCAGCCGCGCAAGCCCTACGATGCCCCAAACTGGCTGCCCAGCGATCGTCCGGTGCGCCTGGGCGAGCTGGCGACGCCCAAGGAGCTCGCCGTCTCCGGCTACGCTCCGGGTACCGTGTCCGTGCCGTTGAGGCTGCCGCCGGACCTGTTCCTCTGGCGCAACCAAGGCCTGCCGCTGCACCTCAGATACCGCTACACCCCTCAGCCGGTAGCGACCAATTCCTCGCTGCTGGTGAGCTTCAACGACCGTTTCGTGCAGTCCATTCCCCTGCCGTCCCAGGAGCACCTGAGCCAGGGCCTGCTGGGTCTGATCAAGGACGAGGAGTTGCCCCGCGAAGCCGAGGTGCGGTTGCCGCTGGATGGCGAAGCTCTGCAGGCGCGCCTGCAATTCCGCTTCATGTACGACTATCTCAAACAGGGTGAATGCCGCGACGTCATCATCGACAACATGCGCGGCACCCTGGAACCGGATTCCACCCTGGACCTGTCCGGCTATCGGCACTTCATCGCCCTGCCCAACCTGGGCGTGTTCAAGGACAGCGGCTTTCCCTTCACCCGCCTGGCCGATCTGAGCGAAACCGCGGTGATCCTGCCCGACACCCCCAGCGCGGCGGAAATCGACACCTACCTGAACGTGCTCGGCCGCTTCGGCAGTTCCACCGGCTATCCCGCCACGGCGGTCACCGTGGCCCGCGCCAGTGAGGTCGAGGGGCTCGCCGACAAGGACCTGCTGCTGATCGCCGGCAGCGCCGACCAGCCACTGCTGCAACGTTGGGCGACCCATCTCCCCGCCGGCTTCGCCGGCAACACCCAGCGCTTCGAGGTCTCGGACCTGGCGTTCCGGGTGCGGCAGTGGTTCAGCTCCGACAACGAGGCCAGCCTGCAGCGCAGTCGCGCGGCGCTGAGCACTAGCGGTGGCACCGCCGGCGCCTATGTGGCCGGTTTCGAGTCACCGCTCAGGAGCGGCCGCAGCGTGGTGGCCCTGGTCGCCGCCCGCCCCGAAGGCCTGGCCGACATCAGCCGCGCCCTCACTACCCGGGAAGACTATGCCCAGGCACTGCAGGGCAGCCTGGCCACGGTGCGTGGCGAGCAGGTGGAGAGCCTTGTGGCCGATGAGACCTATCATGTCGGCAGCCTGGGACCACTGCTCTACGCACGCTGGCAACTGGCTCGCCACCCGCTGCTGATGCTGCTGCTGAGCGCCATGGGCGTCGCCCTGCTCGCCGGCCTGGTCTACACGGCGTTGCGCGCCCGCGCTCGCCAGCGACTGGAGCGCTAG
- the bcsA gene encoding UDP-forming cellulose synthase catalytic subunit — protein MSFLDHLEQVRQRQRQRRASATHSTFSAPLWLQLIAWITAALLGALLVSVPLALEEQALFAGGCFLAALLLRRLPGRLPVIMLVTLSLLASLRYLYWRLTSTLGFETPLEMLLGYGLVAAELYALAVLVFGYLQTIWPLRRTPVPLPEDPLTWPTVDVFIPTYNEALSIVKLSILAAQAIDWPRDKLRVHVLDDGRREDFRLFCATAGVSYLVRENNEHAKAGNLNEALKVTDGEYVAIFDADHVPTRSFLQVCLGWFLRDPKLAMLQTPHFFFSPDPFEKNLKTFRTVPNEGELFYGLVQDGNDLWNATFFCGSCAVIRRSMLEEVGGVATETVTEDAHTALKLNRLGYNTAYLGIPQAAGLATESLSRHIAQRIRWARGMAQIFRTDNPLLGKGLALGQRLCYLNAMLHFFYGLPRLVFLTAPLAYLLFSAQIFHASALLITCYVLPHVLHSNLTNSRIQGEFRHSFWNEVYETVLAWYILRPTLLALINPRLGKFNVTDKGGIIARDYFDWELARPYIALLALNLLGLGVGIGRLFLGDPEAMTTVAINLAWTLYNLVIASAAVAVASETRQVRAEPRVAATLPAGLILADGSRLDCSTLDFSQSGLGLKLPEGVQLPEGCAVQVELSRNGRSRRFPATVAFSRAGAVGTRFAELSVTEQRELVRMTFSRADLWAEAWGNHRPDSLLGSLREVSLIGLRGVADLNRNLWRVSSRSWRKTPPSTAPLDRP, from the coding sequence ATGAGCTTTCTCGACCACCTGGAACAGGTTCGCCAGCGCCAACGGCAGCGCCGCGCGTCGGCAACCCACTCGACGTTCTCGGCGCCGCTCTGGCTGCAGCTGATCGCCTGGATCACGGCGGCGCTGCTGGGCGCCCTGCTGGTGAGTGTGCCCCTGGCCCTGGAAGAGCAGGCGCTGTTCGCTGGCGGCTGCTTCCTCGCGGCGCTATTGCTGCGCCGCCTCCCCGGACGATTGCCGGTGATCATGCTGGTCACGCTGTCGCTGCTGGCCTCATTGCGCTACCTCTACTGGCGCCTGACCAGCACCCTCGGTTTCGAGACGCCGCTGGAGATGCTGCTCGGCTATGGCCTGGTGGCTGCCGAACTCTATGCCCTGGCCGTGCTGGTGTTCGGCTATCTGCAAACCATCTGGCCGCTGCGCCGCACGCCGGTCCCGCTGCCGGAGGATCCGCTCACCTGGCCAACCGTGGACGTCTTCATCCCCACCTACAACGAAGCCCTGAGCATCGTGAAGCTGTCGATCCTGGCTGCCCAGGCCATCGACTGGCCGCGCGACAAGCTCAGGGTCCACGTGCTCGACGACGGCCGGCGCGAGGACTTTCGCCTCTTCTGCGCCACGGCGGGAGTCTCCTATCTGGTGCGGGAAAACAACGAGCACGCCAAGGCCGGCAACCTCAACGAAGCGCTCAAGGTGACCGATGGCGAGTACGTCGCCATCTTCGATGCCGATCACGTACCGACGCGCTCCTTCCTGCAGGTCTGCCTGGGCTGGTTCCTCAGGGACCCCAAGCTGGCCATGCTGCAGACGCCGCACTTCTTCTTTTCCCCCGACCCCTTCGAGAAGAACCTCAAGACCTTTCGCACCGTGCCCAACGAAGGCGAACTGTTCTACGGCCTGGTGCAGGACGGCAACGACCTGTGGAACGCCACCTTCTTCTGCGGCTCCTGCGCGGTGATTCGCCGCTCGATGCTCGAGGAGGTCGGCGGGGTGGCCACCGAGACGGTGACCGAGGACGCTCACACCGCGCTGAAACTCAATCGCCTGGGCTACAACACGGCCTACCTGGGCATTCCCCAGGCCGCCGGTCTCGCTACCGAGAGTCTGTCGCGGCACATCGCCCAGCGCATCCGCTGGGCCCGCGGCATGGCGCAGATCTTTCGTACGGACAATCCGCTGCTCGGCAAGGGCCTCGCCCTCGGGCAGCGGCTCTGCTACCTCAACGCCATGCTGCACTTCTTCTACGGCCTGCCACGCCTGGTGTTCCTCACCGCGCCCCTGGCCTATCTGCTGTTCAGTGCGCAGATCTTCCACGCCTCGGCGTTGCTGATCACCTGCTACGTGCTGCCCCACGTACTGCACTCGAACCTGACCAACTCGCGGATCCAGGGCGAATTCCGCCATTCCTTCTGGAACGAGGTCTACGAGACGGTGCTGGCCTGGTACATCCTGCGGCCCACGCTGCTGGCGCTGATCAACCCGCGGCTGGGCAAGTTCAACGTGACCGACAAGGGCGGCATCATCGCCCGTGATTACTTCGACTGGGAGCTGGCGCGCCCCTACATCGCGCTGCTGGCGCTCAATCTGCTAGGCCTGGGGGTGGGCATTGGCCGGCTGTTCCTGGGTGATCCCGAGGCAATGACCACCGTTGCCATCAACCTGGCCTGGACCCTCTACAACCTGGTGATCGCCAGTGCCGCGGTGGCCGTGGCGAGCGAGACGCGTCAGGTGCGCGCCGAACCCCGCGTGGCCGCCACGTTGCCGGCCGGACTCATCCTCGCCGATGGCAGCCGCCTGGACTGCAGCACCCTGGACTTTTCCCAGAGCGGCCTGGGGCTGAAGCTGCCCGAGGGTGTCCAGCTGCCCGAGGGCTGTGCGGTCCAGGTCGAGCTCAGTCGCAATGGCCGCAGCCGACGCTTTCCCGCCACCGTGGCCTTCAGCCGCGCCGGCGCGGTGGGCACCCGCTTCGCCGAACTCAGCGTCACCGAGCAGCGCGAGCTGGTGCGCATGACCTTTTCCCGCGCCGACCTCTGGGCCGAGGCCTGGGGCAATCACCGCCCGGATTCCCTGCTGGGCTCGCTGCGCGAGGTCAGTCTGATCGGCCTGCGCGGCGTCGCCGACCTCAACCGCAACCTCTGGCGGGTGAGCAGCCGTTCCTGGCGCAAGACACCCCCTTCTACCGCTCCCCTGGATCGCCCATGA
- a CDS encoding cellulose synthase operon protein YhjQ/BcsQ — MGRSLDVANLFRSFGGDPQRYHEFEAPDIEHHAETSPVAPARQPEPSTPVEETLAAPAPLVEAEPSTLPPLAQELAQLHSSRQASQAVAALDQALSRTPPPLAGPVLALMSARGGTGKTVIAAGLAQALSRDGQQVLLVELDTQNVLSSLLLPEASSTTGSVGAPLSLCLAVDERLRLVPFGAPDDIELRALERTLASDPLWLARRLQALSVSADTLVILDCPTGATPLSRQALALATQVLGVTTADAAGYASLPRLERQWQHGAGQASPLHLLNRVDPARPLSQDIAAIVAQSWGERLLGVLPESPDLEQALALGQGLATVKDAWSSCLAGLGHELLGDIRLAVQHYARS, encoded by the coding sequence ATGGGCCGCTCTCTGGATGTCGCCAATCTGTTCCGCTCCTTCGGTGGAGATCCGCAGCGTTACCACGAATTCGAGGCGCCGGACATCGAGCATCACGCCGAGACGTCGCCGGTAGCCCCAGCGCGACAGCCGGAACCAAGTACGCCGGTCGAGGAGACCCTTGCGGCTCCAGCGCCCCTGGTAGAAGCCGAACCCAGCACGCTGCCTCCGCTGGCGCAGGAATTGGCGCAACTGCACAGCAGCCGCCAGGCCAGCCAGGCGGTCGCTGCGCTGGACCAGGCCCTGAGCCGGACGCCGCCACCGCTGGCCGGTCCAGTCCTGGCGCTGATGTCGGCGCGGGGCGGAACTGGCAAGACGGTCATCGCCGCAGGCCTGGCCCAGGCGCTGAGTCGCGACGGCCAGCAGGTGCTGCTGGTGGAGCTGGACACCCAGAACGTGCTGTCGTCGCTGCTGCTGCCGGAAGCCTCCTCCACCACGGGCTCGGTCGGCGCGCCGCTGTCGCTGTGCCTGGCGGTGGATGAACGGCTGCGGCTGGTCCCCTTCGGCGCCCCCGATGACATCGAGCTGCGCGCGCTGGAACGGACCCTGGCGAGCGATCCCCTGTGGCTGGCGCGGCGCCTGCAGGCGCTGAGCGTCTCCGCCGATACCCTGGTGATCCTCGACTGCCCCACGGGCGCCACCCCCCTGAGTCGTCAGGCGCTGGCCCTGGCTACCCAGGTACTGGGGGTGACGACTGCGGATGCCGCCGGCTATGCCAGCCTGCCCCGGCTCGAACGGCAATGGCAGCACGGTGCTGGCCAGGCGAGTCCGCTGCACCTGCTCAACCGGGTCGATCCCGCGCGCCCGTTGAGCCAGGACATCGCCGCCATCGTCGCCCAGTCCTGGGGTGAGCGGCTGCTGGGCGTGCTGCCCGAGAGCCCTGACCTGGAGCAGGCCCTGGCCCTGGGTCAGGGCCTGGCAACGGTCAAGGACGCCTGGTCGAGCTGTCTCGCTGGGCTGGGCCACGAACTGCTCGGCGACATCCGCCTGGCCGTCCAGCACTACGCGCGTTCCTAG
- a CDS encoding cellulose biosynthesis protein BcsC — protein MIRAPLLATLLTGLLTPPLALAASTPEDLLIEQGHFWQARKNAPRAQETWNKLLELDAQQPEALYGLGLIEVQAARLPAAQAYLRRLQALKPLPQQALQLEQDIALASGDNSQRLVDARQLVSEDKPVQALALYRQLFAGRPPQGDLAREYYDILAYTPNGWQEAGPGIERLRKLRPQDPALMLIQAKHLARFPASRSRGIQALADLSSRKDIGGEAAEYWRQALVWSGPPGPAETPLFEAYLRQHPDDAELRAQLDKGRALSRSGGLDPQLARGIEALRRNELGEAESAFQARLKTAPNDANALGGLGIVRQRQERFSDAEDLLSRASRQPGGARWQAPLAEVRYWALLAQARKAQQANDFTTAHARVEQALRLDAKRPEAPLALAGLQAQTGQLDAAEAGYRRILQQDPRNLEARRGLIDLLAESDRPAEALRLLDTLTPAERAKLGNLDRLKATQALQEAKLAEGRGDLQGARRALEDARRADPDDVWTLLALARLQLRQGQAQAARQTLDSGLAKDPQRPEALYVRALFALEQNDPAAARELLDRIPSAKRSPAMNGLAADLDFDAKVSAARDLARRGQQQAARRQLATLEPQAGERAAALGGLAAAYAEAGDVERGLRLLRDVLARERTPDPALRLQYGEVLLRSGADDEVNALLHDLQGQRLSATQRQGYEDLLYRYRVRQADQLRERGDLVTAYDTLAPALAQRPDDDLVNTALARLYLANGDADKALRLYEPLLRRAPDNPRLQLGAADAAVRARDTAFADRALDRAVALGADDVAVLTDAARLYRQLGREGRATELLRQVVAVQRRDAETARPLADAPANPFGPRRGSATLASQAIPPTADQLLAAAKTAPPADVAEAPRDSAAERALDDLLQTRSARITQGLTVRSNDNERGLGKLTDVEAPLEIDFPLGDVRLAVRVTPVSLNAGSVGRDARSRFGGGPAATQAAPDVSPGSQSDSGVGLAVAYSDPQLGLKADAGTTPLGFLYSTPVGGVSLDRPLTDNSRYTLSASRRAVIDSLTSFAGSEDARTGQQWGGVTANGVRGQLGYDDSQFGAYAYASWYRLLGNHVADNSRGELGAGLYRYLINSEDSRLTLGLSLTGIAYDNNQAFFTYGHGGYFSPQRFYALGVPLTWSQRTDRWTWQLRGAVGVQRIVQDGADFYPTDARLQAAASQALGAPAAYGGQSKTSLGYSLHGATEYQLGRQLFVGGNLGVDNGRDFQQLNGAVYLRYALEPQDRALALPVSPYRSPYDN, from the coding sequence ATGATCCGTGCACCGCTGCTGGCCACCCTGCTGACCGGTCTCCTGACGCCGCCGCTGGCCCTGGCGGCCAGCACGCCCGAAGACCTGCTCATCGAGCAGGGGCATTTCTGGCAGGCGCGCAAGAACGCGCCTCGTGCCCAGGAGACCTGGAACAAGCTGCTCGAACTGGATGCGCAGCAGCCCGAGGCGCTGTACGGCCTGGGGCTGATCGAGGTACAGGCTGCGCGTCTGCCAGCGGCCCAGGCCTATCTGCGTCGCCTGCAGGCGCTCAAACCCCTGCCCCAGCAGGCCTTGCAACTGGAACAGGACATCGCCCTGGCCAGTGGCGACAACTCCCAGCGCCTGGTGGATGCCCGCCAGCTCGTCAGCGAAGACAAGCCTGTACAGGCACTGGCGCTCTATCGCCAGCTGTTCGCCGGTCGGCCGCCCCAGGGCGATCTGGCGCGGGAGTACTACGACATCCTCGCCTATACCCCCAATGGGTGGCAGGAAGCCGGTCCGGGTATCGAACGCCTGCGCAAGCTGCGGCCCCAGGATCCGGCATTGATGCTGATCCAAGCCAAGCACCTGGCGCGCTTCCCGGCCAGTCGCAGTCGCGGCATCCAGGCCCTGGCCGATCTCAGTTCGCGCAAGGACATCGGTGGCGAGGCCGCCGAATACTGGCGTCAGGCGCTGGTCTGGAGCGGTCCGCCCGGTCCGGCCGAGACACCGCTGTTCGAGGCCTACCTGCGCCAGCATCCGGATGACGCCGAGTTGCGCGCCCAGCTGGACAAGGGCCGTGCCCTGAGCCGTAGCGGCGGCCTTGATCCGCAACTGGCGCGCGGCATCGAAGCCTTGCGCCGCAATGAGCTGGGCGAGGCCGAAAGCGCCTTCCAGGCACGCCTCAAGACGGCCCCTAACGATGCCAACGCCCTGGGCGGACTGGGTATCGTCCGCCAGCGCCAGGAGCGCTTCAGCGACGCCGAGGATCTCTTGAGCCGCGCCAGCCGCCAACCGGGCGGTGCGCGCTGGCAGGCGCCCTTGGCGGAGGTGCGCTACTGGGCCCTGCTCGCCCAGGCTCGCAAGGCCCAGCAAGCCAACGACTTCACTACCGCCCACGCCCGGGTGGAGCAGGCGCTGCGGCTGGATGCCAAGCGTCCGGAGGCACCGCTGGCCCTGGCCGGGCTGCAGGCCCAGACCGGCCAACTGGATGCCGCCGAGGCCGGTTATCGGCGAATCCTGCAGCAGGATCCGCGCAATCTCGAAGCCCGTCGGGGCCTGATCGACCTGCTCGCCGAAAGCGATCGTCCCGCCGAGGCCCTGCGCCTGCTCGACACCCTGACGCCAGCCGAGCGCGCCAAGCTCGGCAACCTGGATCGGCTCAAGGCCACCCAGGCCCTGCAGGAAGCCAAACTGGCCGAAGGCCGTGGCGATCTCCAGGGCGCCCGGCGCGCCCTGGAAGACGCCCGGCGTGCCGATCCGGACGATGTCTGGACCTTGCTTGCCCTGGCCCGTCTGCAGCTGCGTCAGGGCCAGGCCCAGGCCGCCCGCCAGACCCTGGACAGCGGCCTGGCCAAGGATCCCCAGCGCCCCGAGGCGCTCTATGTACGCGCCCTGTTCGCCCTGGAGCAGAACGATCCCGCGGCGGCGCGCGAGCTGCTCGATCGCATCCCGTCGGCCAAGCGCAGCCCGGCCATGAACGGCCTGGCCGCCGATCTCGACTTCGACGCCAAGGTCAGCGCCGCCCGCGACCTGGCCCGCCGCGGCCAGCAGCAGGCCGCGCGCCGCCAGCTGGCAACCCTGGAACCGCAGGCCGGCGAACGCGCCGCGGCCCTGGGCGGCCTGGCGGCGGCCTATGCCGAAGCAGGCGACGTCGAGCGCGGTCTGCGCCTGCTGCGCGATGTCCTGGCCCGCGAGCGCACGCCCGATCCCGCCTTGCGCCTGCAATATGGCGAGGTGCTGCTGCGCAGTGGCGCCGACGACGAGGTCAACGCCCTGCTGCATGACCTTCAGGGGCAGCGCCTGAGCGCCACGCAGCGCCAGGGCTATGAAGACCTGCTCTATCGCTACCGGGTGCGTCAGGCCGACCAGCTGCGCGAGCGTGGCGATCTGGTGACCGCCTACGACACCCTGGCGCCGGCCCTTGCCCAGCGCCCGGACGACGATCTGGTCAACACCGCCCTGGCGCGGCTCTACCTCGCCAATGGCGACGCCGACAAGGCGCTACGGCTCTATGAACCGCTGCTGCGCCGCGCGCCCGACAATCCCCGCCTGCAACTGGGCGCGGCCGATGCCGCCGTGCGCGCACGAGACACCGCCTTTGCCGATCGCGCCCTGGATCGCGCTGTCGCCCTGGGCGCCGACGACGTGGCGGTACTGACCGATGCCGCCCGCCTCTATCGCCAGCTGGGCCGGGAAGGCCGGGCCACCGAGCTGCTGCGTCAGGTGGTTGCCGTGCAGCGCCGGGATGCCGAAACCGCACGCCCCCTGGCGGATGCACCCGCCAATCCCTTCGGTCCACGACGCGGTAGCGCCACGCTCGCCAGCCAGGCCATTCCGCCGACCGCCGACCAGTTGCTGGCGGCGGCCAAGACCGCCCCGCCAGCGGACGTAGCCGAGGCCCCGCGCGACAGCGCCGCCGAACGCGCCCTCGACGACCTGCTGCAGACGCGCAGCGCGCGGATCACCCAGGGCCTGACCGTGCGCAGCAACGATAACGAGCGCGGCCTCGGCAAGCTCACCGACGTGGAAGCGCCACTGGAGATCGACTTCCCGCTGGGCGACGTGCGCCTGGCCGTGCGGGTGACCCCGGTCAGCCTGAACGCCGGTAGCGTCGGCCGCGATGCCCGCAGTCGCTTCGGGGGCGGTCCGGCCGCCACCCAGGCCGCGCCGGATGTCTCGCCGGGCAGCCAGAGCGACAGCGGCGTAGGCCTCGCGGTGGCCTACAGCGATCCGCAGCTCGGCCTCAAGGCCGACGCCGGCACCACGCCCCTGGGCTTTCTCTATTCGACGCCAGTGGGTGGGGTGAGCCTGGACCGGCCGCTGACCGATAACAGCCGCTATACCCTCTCGGCCTCGCGCCGCGCGGTGATCGACAGCCTGACCTCCTTCGCCGGCAGCGAGGACGCCCGTACCGGCCAGCAATGGGGCGGCGTGACCGCCAATGGCGTACGCGGCCAGCTCGGCTACGACGACAGCCAGTTCGGTGCCTATGCCTATGCCTCCTGGTACCGGCTGCTGGGCAATCATGTCGCCGACAACAGCCGCGGCGAACTGGGTGCCGGGCTGTACCGCTATCTGATCAACAGCGAAGACAGCCGCCTGACGCTGGGTCTGTCCCTCACGGGCATCGCCTATGACAACAACCAGGCCTTCTTCACCTATGGCCATGGCGGCTACTTCAGCCCCCAGCGCTTCTACGCCCTGGGCGTGCCCCTGACCTGGTCGCAGCGCACCGACCGCTGGACCTGGCAGCTACGTGGCGCGGTGGGCGTGCAGCGCATCGTGCAGGACGGCGCCGATTTCTATCCGACCGACGCCCGGCTGCAGGCCGCGGCGAGCCAGGCGCTCGGCGCCCCGGCGGCCTATGGCGGCCAGAGCAAGACCAGTCTCGGCTACAGCCTTCATGGCGCCACCGAGTACCAGCTCGGGCGCCAGCTGTTCGTCGGCGGCAACCTCGGCGTCGACAACGGCCGCGATTTCCAACAGCTCAATGGCGCCGTCTATCTGCGCTATGCGCTGGAACCCCAGGACCGCGCACTCGCCCTGCCGGTCAGTCCCTATCGTTCCCCTTACGACAACTGA
- a CDS encoding SGNH/GDSL hydrolase family protein: MAASLLTGLTILMIGDSHLATPDYLIGALQDSLVQQGAKVHTLGICGSNAGDWLKVTPGTCGGAERRNGDKAVVLGGKAATQPINELIAADKPDLVLIVMGDTMASYTNPSFPKTWVWQQTTSLTKAIAATKTHCAWVGPTWGTEGGKYGKTFDRVKLMSGFLANNVAPCSYIDSLSFAKPGQWATIDGQHLTGQGYKSWSSAIVDALNKLPADKLKGAAQ, translated from the coding sequence ATGGCAGCCAGCCTCCTTACCGGCCTTACCATTCTCATGATCGGCGACAGCCACCTGGCCACCCCCGACTACCTGATCGGCGCGCTGCAGGACAGCCTGGTGCAGCAAGGCGCCAAGGTGCATACCCTGGGTATCTGCGGGAGCAACGCCGGCGACTGGCTCAAGGTCACCCCCGGCACCTGTGGCGGCGCCGAGCGGCGTAACGGCGACAAGGCCGTGGTGCTCGGCGGCAAGGCCGCCACCCAGCCGATCAACGAACTCATCGCCGCCGACAAGCCCGACCTGGTGCTGATCGTCATGGGCGACACCATGGCCAGCTACACCAATCCCAGCTTTCCCAAGACCTGGGTCTGGCAGCAGACCACCAGCCTGACCAAGGCCATCGCCGCGACCAAGACCCATTGCGCCTGGGTCGGCCCGACCTGGGGCACCGAGGGCGGCAAGTACGGCAAGACCTTCGACCGGGTCAAGCTGATGTCCGGCTTCCTCGCCAACAACGTCGCGCCCTGCAGCTACATCGACTCCCTGAGCTTCGCCAAGCCCGGTCAGTGGGCCACCATCGACGGCCAGCACCTCACCGGCCAGGGCTACAAGTCTTGGAGCTCGGCGATCGTCGACGCCCTGAACAAGCTGCCCGCCGACAAGCTCAAGGGAGCCGCCCAGTGA